One part of the Anser cygnoides isolate HZ-2024a breed goose chromosome 9, Taihu_goose_T2T_genome, whole genome shotgun sequence genome encodes these proteins:
- the PTX3 gene encoding pentraxin-related protein PTX3, whose amino-acid sequence MLPQGVLSLLTLFCVFRASVSVLDEDDNYDLMYVNLDNEIEGPVHGTEETSCDCQREHTEWDKLFIMLENSQMKENMMLQTMDDILKVDLQTLRAELSQLTASLAGTFSTAVEKVTSHVISQVEQALVRSSDQGEEAKGLHESQQGKLLEHVLLLSHNVSNRLSRLESACLRRSEAEAQETALQQDKLSPTREDNLILNSLWKELQQMRAELKASQKWAAQHLLPAGCETAILFPMRSKKIFGSVHPTAEMTLRSFTACIWIKVTEVLDKTIVFSYGTKKNPYEIQLYLSRESAVLAVGSDQHKLVVKNVIVPGKWIHFCGAWSSDNGTASLWVNGELAGTAAGVADAHTVPDGGILQIGQEKNGCCVGGGFDEALAFSGKLTGFNLWDRVLSTEEIAAQSGEDACSIRGNIIGWGVTEVLPYGGAQYVS is encoded by the exons ATGCTGCCTCAAGGAGTGCTTTCTCTGCTTACgctgttctgtgttttcagggcttctgtttctgttctggATGAAGATGACAACTATGATCTCATGTATGTGAACCTGGATAACGAAATCGAAGGTCCGGTTCATGGGACTGAGGAAA CTTCGTGTGACTGCCAGCGAGAGCACACCGAGTGGGACAAGCTCTTCATCATGCTCGAGAACTCGCAGATGAAGGAGAACATGATGCTGCAGACAATGGACGACATCCTGAAGGTGGACCTGCAGACGCTTAGAGCAGAACTGAGCCAGCTCACTGCCAGCCTCGCTGGCACCTTCAGCACTGCGGTCGAGAAAGTCACTTCCCACGTCATCTCACAGGTAGAGCAGGCACTTGTGAGGAGCAGTGACCAAGGTGAAGAAGCCAAGGGGCTTCACGAGTCCCAGCAAGGAAAGCTTCTCGAGCACGTTCTGTTACTGAGCCACAACGTGTCCAACAGACTCAGCCGTCTGGAGAGCGCTTGCCTGAGAAGATCTGAGGCGGAGGCTCAAGAAACAGCTCTTCAGCAGGACAAACTCAGTCCCACCAGAGAAGACAACCTCATTTTGAACTCTCTGTGGAAAGAGCTACAGCAGATGAGAGCTGAACTGAAGGCATCGCAGAAATGGGCAGCTCAGCACTTGCTGCCAGCAG GCTGCGAAACAGCAATTCTGTTCCCAATGCGTTCAAAAAAGATCTTTGGGAGCGTTCATCCAACTGCTGAAATGACCCTCCGCTCCTTCACTGCTTGCATCTGGATCAAAGTGACTGAGGTTTTGGACAAAACTATTGTCTTCTCCTATGGAACCAAGAAAAATCCGTATGAAATTCAGCTTTATCTCAGCCGTGAGTCTGCAGTGCTTGCTGTTGGCAGCGACCAGCACAAGTTAGTTGtcaaaaatgtaattgttcCTGGAAAGTGGATCCACTTCTGTGGCGCCTGGAGCTCGGACAACGGGACCGCGTCCCTGTGGGTGAACGGAGAGCTCGCAGGCACTGCCGCGGGCGTTGCTGACGCTCACACTGTTCCAGACGGAGGAATTTTGCAGATCGGTCAGGAGAAGAATGGCTGCTGTGTTGGAGGTGGATTTGATGAAGCTTTAGCCTTCTCAGGAAAATTAACAGGCTTTAACCTGTGGGACAGAGTGCTCAGCACTGAAGAGATAGCAGCGCAGAGCGGAGAAGATGCGTGCAGTATCAGGGGCAACATCATCGGGTGGGGAGTCACAGAAGTTCTGCCATACGGAGGAGCTCAGTATGTTTCTTAA